In Equus quagga isolate Etosha38 chromosome 14, UCLA_HA_Equagga_1.0, whole genome shotgun sequence, one DNA window encodes the following:
- the ANGPTL5 gene encoding angiopoietin-related protein 5 yields MMYLSQASFLFLNICIFICGEAVQGNCVHHSTDSPVVNIVEDVSNAKDESKSNDTVYKEECEESCDVKTKITREEKHFMCRNLQNSIVSYTRSTKKLLRNMMDEQQASLDYLSNQVNELMNRVLLLTTEVFRKQLDPFPHRPVQSHGLDCTDIKDTVGSVTKTPSGLYIIYPEGSSYPFEVMCDMDYRGGGWTVIQKRIDGIIDFQRLWCDYLDGFGDLLGEFWLGLKKIFYIVNQKNTSFMLYVTLESEDDTFAYASYDNFWLEDETRFFKMHLGRYSGTAGDAFRGFKKEDNQNAMPFSTSDVDNDECRPACLINGQSVKSCSHLNNNTGWWFNQCGLANLNGIHHFPGRLLATGIQWGTWTKNNSPVKIKSVSMKIRRTYNPYFK; encoded by the exons GATTCTCCAGTAGTTAACATTGTAGAAGATGTGTCTAATGCAAAAGATGAGAGTAAAAGTAATGATACTGTTTATAAGGAAGAATGTGAGGAATCATGTGatgttaaaactaaaattacacgagaagaaaaacatttcatgtgca GAAATTTGCAAAATTCTATTGTTTCTTACACACGAAGTACTAAAAAACTGCTAAGAAATATGATGGATGAGCAGCAAGCTTCCTTGGATTATTTATCTAATCAG gTTAATGAGCTCATGAATCGAGTTCTCCTTTTGACTACTGAAGTTTTTAGAAAACAGCTGGATCCTTTTCCTCACAGACCAGTTCAGTCACATG gTTTAGACTGTACTGATATTAAAGATACCGTTGGGTCTGTCACCAAAACACCAAGTGGTTTATATATAATCTACCCAGAAGGATCTAGTTATCCATTTGAG GTAATGTGTGACATGGATTACAGAGGAGGTGGATGGACTGTAATACAGAAAAGGATTGATGGGATAATTGATTTCCAAAGGTTGTGGTGTGATTATCTGGATGGATTTGGCGACCTTTTag GTGAATTTTGGCTAGGactaaaaaagattttttatataGTAAATCAGAAAAATACCAGTTTTATGCTGTATGTGACATTGGAATCTGAAGATGACACATTCGCTTATGCATCATATGATAACTTTTGGCTAGAGGATGAAAcaaggttttttaaaatgcacttaGGACGGTATTCAGGAACTGCTG gTGATGCATTCCGGGGcttcaaaaaagaagataatcAAAATGCAATGCCTTTCAGCACATCAGATGTTGATAATGATGAATGTCGCCCTGCATGCCTGATCAATGGTCAGTCTGTAAAGAGCTGTAGTCACCTCAATAATAACACTGGCTGGTGGTTCAACCAATGTGGTCTAGCAAATCTGAATGGCATCCATCACTTCCCCGGCAGATTGCTTGCAACTGGAATTCAGTGGGGCACATGGACCAAAAACAACTCACCTGTCAAGATTAAATCTGTTTCAATGAAAATTAGAAGAACTTACAATCCGTATTttaaataa